A window of Acidimicrobiales bacterium genomic DNA:
GACCGAGATGGCCCGGAAGATGGTCCGCGAGTTCGGCATGAGCGAGCGGATCGGGCCGATGGCATGGGGCCAGGAAGGGCAGGTCTTCCTCGGTGAGGACCTCATGCACGCCGCCCGTGACTACAGCGACGTGACCTCCCGGGTCATCGACGAGGAGGTCGAGCGGATCCTGCGTGAACAAGAGGCCCGCGCGGTCCGCCTGCTGCAGGAGCACCGCCGCGGCCTCGCCGCAGTCGCCGCCTCCCTCCTCGAGAAGGAGACCATCGACGGCGCCGAGGTCGGCCGCCTGGTCGACCAGGCCTTCGGGCGGCCGGTTCACGAGATCGGGGCGCCGGTGGTTCCCAGGTTCTCGGAGGTCGGTGCCGCCGGCGACGGAGGGGCCTAGGCGCCTTCCGCCGGCGGGTTGGGGCGGCGGCGGGTTGAGGTGGCGTACATGAGGGTCTTTTGGCCGCCCATTTCTGGGCGGCGCCGGCGTCTGGGCAGAGCCCGGCCAGTTTGGGCGTGAGAATCGACCGTCCGCCGTCGAATTCCACTCCCGAACGCGAAACTTACGCCCAAACTCTCCTGCTGGCCGCCCCGCCCACGCCCTGCCCTCGCCACCCCGCGCCCATCCGGCCCCCCACGCCCCTCGATGTCGTAACCCAACAGGGCAGAGTTATCGGTCGGAACGAGCGGGGAACCCGCCTAGGAAAGCGGCACACCCGACCCCAAGCCGACACCAGGGGTGCCGATTCCGTAGATGTCGTACTCGGCATAGATCGGCATCGGAGATTTCACGACGAGCGCTACTTCCAGCGCCGAACGTCCCTGGTTGATGTGCACCGCCACTCGCCGGCCGGGAGCAAGCGAAACGGGTGTCTGGCCGGCGAGCGCCACTTCGGATCCGCTGCTGAGCATGTCGATGGTCACTTGAACCGCCTGGTTGGTCGGGTTGTAGAGGACGACCCAACCGTCGTGGCTCGAGTCGGCGTAGCTCGCCCCGAGCAGCCAGCGCTGCGCGGGAACGCGCGCTCCGAGCATGTCGCCGAGTCCGCTCCAAGACGACGGGCTGGAGGCGGCCACGACCCTTTCCGCCACAACCGCGACTCCGTTGGTCGACTGCAATACGGCGGCGTGGGTGACACCGGCCGGTATCCGGGCCTGCTGGTCCGACTCGATCGGGATCACCTGGTCCGGCGGCACCGAGAGCTCGAAGGGCTCGGCGATTCCCTGGTCGAGCTGGACGGAAAGGCGGACGTCGGCAGTGACCGGGCCGGGGTTGTAGATGACGTACTGCTCGCCGACGCCGTTGCCGGCCTGACCGTCGGCCCAGACCCAGTTCGTGGACGGGGACGGCGCCCCGAGGGTGACGGTGACCCCAGGGATCGGGGTCGCCGGGTCGGCCAGGGGGTTCGAGGCTGCCGGCGTCCCGAGGATGGCGGCGCCAGAGGGAGGAGAGGTCACCCACTGGGTCTTCCATGCGACGACTCGGCCGGTGCGCGCGGTGACCGTAGTAGCGATCTCCTGGCGCCGGCGGAGGTGATCGCCGAGGTTGACGGCAAGCATGCCGCCGCGGGGCACGATCAGGCCCTGGTCCTCGACCGGCATCTCGATCCCCTGGTCCGTCGTGAAGGACAGGTCGACCACGCTGTCCGAGGGATACGGGTTGACGAGGGTGAGCTCGACCCCGGCATTCACGAGGGTCTGGCCGGCGGCGAAATACCAGTGCGACGAGCCAGAAGTCCCGCACGGGGTTGCGGTGACTCCTCCCGGCCCGTTGACGAACTGTTCGACGGAGGTGGCTCCCGAGTCGACATCGACGCTCGCGCCGATCCAGGGGGCGCCCCCGGGAACGTCTTCTGTGACTGCCTGCCGGGACTTCGGGCCGACGGTGACGGTCACCTGGTGGCGCTGGCCGTTGCTCGTAATCAGGTCCACGACGGCATTCGTGGCCGTGTTCCCGCTGTTGGCGATGACCACAGAAGCTGGGGCGTAACCGCCCGACGTGTCGGTTGCGCCGCCGCAGAACCACGACGAGGAGAGCGCCTTCGCCGGCGCGGCCACGGGCACCTGCTGAGCTGCTGGCACGCTGGCCGGCGAGGCGGTCGTCTGCGGGGACGCCGCCTTGTCGATCAGGGCCCCGGCGACGAGAGCGGCGACGACTGCGCCGACGATCGGCGCGCGTGCCACCCCGCCTCCGAGACGGTGTCGTCCGGTCGGGCGATCTGCGCTCTCCGGGCCGTCAGCGTTTGCCGAGGCGACCCCTTCATGGCGTGCCCCGGGCGAGTGCGGCGGCACCTGGTCAGACATCGGCCCACACCTCGTCGCCCTTCATGTCCTCGGCCCCCAGGCTCGACGATGACGGCCCCGACCGCCAGTTCCTTCTGTCGGCAGCCGGGCTCACCGGGACGAACCATTCGGGCCGGACGACCTCGGGGTCGACGTCCTCGTTGCGGCGCTTGCGGATGTCGAGCGTGACGAATCCCAGTGCGAGCAGCCATAACGCGATCTCGACCACTTGGGCGGCACGGATCCCCAACGGGGACGGCGCGTGCAGGGTCGCCCGGACCAGACGGGGCGCTCCGCCCGACGCCGCCGTTCCCGCGCCACCGCCGCCCGCACTCCCACCGCCCGGGCTCCCACCACCACCCGGCACCTTGAAGCGCATGCCCCACCCGAAGCCCGGCCTGGGCGACAACGAGGACGACCCGACCTGGAGGTTCCAACCCCCGTCGCGGGTCGACGCCACGTACACCGTGGAGCCCGCCGCGACCCGACCGCTAGTCACGTTCCCGGGGCCGGTAAGCACGGGAACGGCACCACTTAGATCCAGCTGCTGCAGCTCGACCCTTCCGGCGGCGCCGGCACGTGCCACCGCGAGAGCCGACTCGGGCAGGGCGGCCTTGACGGGCATCCACGCCGCGTTTCGGTAGACCGTGTAGTTGGAGTCGACCTGGTCGACTACCTGCATGTCTGTCTGCAGCGACAGTCCCTGCAAAAGCGAAGCGGGAGGCGGGGTGGCAAACCCGCCGGCGCCGGCGGGCGCGGTGTGGTTGGGAACGACCACGAACAGGACCCCGGCGGGAGCGAGAAGGTGCCCGAGCTTGGTGGTCAGCCTTCCTTCCACCAGGCGGACGTCGGAGGCAAGTTGACCGGCCGCACCGCGCCGTCCGGTGACCCACAGGTCCCCGAGGTTCGGCGGGCCGTCGTAAGAGGTTCCGTAGGCAACCCCGGTCGAAAGCTGGTAGCCAGCCAACGGGAGGGCATCTGGAGAACCGACCCACAGAACCCGGTAGTCGCCATGGGCGGTGTCGGGAAGGAAGGGCAGCTCCGAGGCCGGATCAGCCGACGGGACTTGCCAGCGACCGGTTTTCGTCGCAGCCAAGAGCGGGACCGCGGCGAGGGCCACGGCGACGGCCGCGATCCCGGCGGCCAGCTGCCGCCAACCGAACCGGTAGCCGGGAAGGTCGAGCTCGAACGCCGCCGCCCCCAGCGCCGCGGAGCCTGCCAGAGCGGCCGCTGCAGGCGCCAGCACCACGTCGGGGGGCAACGCCGGCACCCACCCTCGCGACCCGGCCCACGCCGCCGCGAAACAGAGCACCGCCACCGACCACAGCCGGGCGGCCCAAGCGAGACGCCACCCTCGCCCTATGAAAAGCGGGAGCGCCGCCACGACCAAGAGCGCCCATCCCAGGACCCCGTGGCCGAACGGACCGGTCTGGAACCGGAGCACCGCGCCGAACCCGAGCCGCCCTCCCGCACCCAGGGACGGCCCCGCAGTCGACACCCTGCTGCCCAGAACCGTTCCCGACCAGGGCAGCAAAAGCACCACCGCGCCGAACGCCGTCGCCAACCCGAGCAGGAACATCCGGAGCCCCCCGCCCGGCATTCCTGCCAGGGCCGACCCGGCGAGTAATCCGAGTGCCACCAGCGGAACCACGAACAACCACGACGGGGCGACCGCCCCGACCACCGCCACCAGGACCGCTAGAGCAGCCGCCCTCGCGTAGATCCTCGAGACGGGGGTAACCGGGAACGGAACCTGCCCGGACAGCCGGCCCAACCACCCGATCACCCACGGCGCTGCCCCGAAGGCGAGCAGGGCACCCCAGTGCCCTCGGGCCAGGGCGTTGTACGGAAGGGGACAAACCGCGTACACCACGGCCGCTGCCACCTTGCCTCTTCGCGACCCCCACCATCTCGCCGCCCGGTAGGCGCCGAGCGGTCCGAGCACCAGCGGCCCCAGGACCACGACGTGCTGCAGCACGCCGACCGCGCCGAACAGCACGGTTCCGAGGAGCGCGAGGAGACCCACGGCCGGAGCGCTCGGTGTAGCCGCTCCGAGCCCGGCCGTCTGCCAGGTGGACCACCACTGGCTCCACATCGGGCCGATCCCCGTCGACGTGTTCGGAATGTGGCCGACCGCCGGGATCTCCCGTCCGAGGAGGCTTCGAGAGCCGACCAGCAACACGATCGCCACGACCAGCAGGATCAGCATCGCAAGCCGCCGGTCGGCCGAAACGGGCGTCGTCTCCGGGTCGGTTTCCGGCGTCGCGTAGACCGGCACCTCGGTGGGCTCCTCGTAGCCCGTCGGCTGGACCCGCTTGACCACTGGCGCGGGCGGGAGGCCCTCCCGGACCCCTTCGATCCTGGCTCTGATGAAGCCGCGCAGGCGGGCGTTTCCGCGGCTCTGCAGCTTGCGGATGGCAGCGTCGCCAACCCGACGGTGCCGTTGCAGCGCATGCCTCGCCTTCCAAAGCCTCCCAGGCTCCCGCAACCCGCCGAAGAACGATGAAAGCGTCCGACCCGCCTCACCCGGGCGCCCCTGCACCAGGCGGGTGGCGGCTTCACCGAGGATCCATGCCACCGACAGCGGGAAGATCCACGCGACGTCGAACCACCGGTAACAGGTGAGGAGGGTCCTCAAGCGGTTGCCTTCGGCGGCCGCCGCGGCCCGCCGGCGCCCCTGCAGGGTCCCCCATCCCGCCCGGACGCCGCGCTTCACCGCCTGAAGGTGCATGACTCGGGCGGCCGGAACCACCGTGATCCTGCCGCCGACCACCCGTGCCCTCCAGCACAGGTCCAGGTCCTCGCCGAACTGGTCGATGGTCTCGTCGAATCCACCCAGGGCTTCGAACAGGTCGGCACGGACGAGGCTCACCCCCGCCGGAGCGACCAGCACTTCCCGGACGCCATCGTGCTGCGCCTGATCCAACTCGCCCGGATCAACCAGGTCCTGCAACACCCCGACCTTGTCCGCGGTCGCGCCGACGGCGAGCAGGCGCTCGGGGTCCTCCCACTCGAGGTACTTGGGGGAGGTGATCGCCGAGTTGGACCTGAACGCCTCCTCCAAAAGGAGTCGGACCGCGTCGGGGGCGAGTATGACATCGTCGTGGCAGAAGAGGTAGTGCGACGCCCCCTCCACGAGTTGGCGCACCTGGTTCGCGGCGCGTCCGAACCCGACCCGCTTCTCGAGTCGCCAAACGAAGGCGCCCGGAAGCACGGAGTCCACCAGCGGGGTCGGGTCGACGGCGCTTGCGGAGTCGACCACGACGACCGACACGTTGGGGTAATCCTGAGCCGCCAGCGACGAGAGCGCCTGCTCGAGCCAGGGCCCTGAATCGCATGTAACAACGACCGCCACCACGGCTGGTGCGGGCGGCTGAGAATCCGGCTGCATTTTGGCGGGCCAGCCTAGTTGGCGGGTATATGA
This region includes:
- a CDS encoding DUF5719 family protein; this translates as MSDQVPPHSPGARHEGVASANADGPESADRPTGRHRLGGGVARAPIVGAVVAALVAGALIDKAASPQTTASPASVPAAQQVPVAAPAKALSSSWFCGGATDTSGGYAPASVVIANSGNTATNAVVDLITSNGQRHQVTVTVGPKSRQAVTEDVPGGAPWIGASVDVDSGATSVEQFVNGPGGVTATPCGTSGSSHWYFAAGQTLVNAGVELTLVNPYPSDSVVDLSFTTDQGIEMPVEDQGLIVPRGGMLAVNLGDHLRRRQEIATTVTARTGRVVAWKTQWVTSPPSGAAILGTPAASNPLADPATPIPGVTVTLGAPSPSTNWVWADGQAGNGVGEQYVIYNPGPVTADVRLSVQLDQGIAEPFELSVPPDQVIPIESDQQARIPAGVTHAAVLQSTNGVAVVAERVVAASSPSSWSGLGDMLGARVPAQRWLLGASYADSSHDGWVVLYNPTNQAVQVTIDMLSSGSEVALAGQTPVSLAPGRRVAVHINQGRSALEVALVVKSPMPIYAEYDIYGIGTPGVGLGSGVPLS
- a CDS encoding glycosyltransferase, with amino-acid sequence MQPDSQPPAPAVVAVVVTCDSGPWLEQALSSLAAQDYPNVSVVVVDSASAVDPTPLVDSVLPGAFVWRLEKRVGFGRAANQVRQLVEGASHYLFCHDDVILAPDAVRLLLEEAFRSNSAITSPKYLEWEDPERLLAVGATADKVGVLQDLVDPGELDQAQHDGVREVLVAPAGVSLVRADLFEALGGFDETIDQFGEDLDLCWRARVVGGRITVVPAARVMHLQAVKRGVRAGWGTLQGRRRAAAAAEGNRLRTLLTCYRWFDVAWIFPLSVAWILGEAATRLVQGRPGEAGRTLSSFFGGLREPGRLWKARHALQRHRRVGDAAIRKLQSRGNARLRGFIRARIEGVREGLPPAPVVKRVQPTGYEEPTEVPVYATPETDPETTPVSADRRLAMLILLVVAIVLLVGSRSLLGREIPAVGHIPNTSTGIGPMWSQWWSTWQTAGLGAATPSAPAVGLLALLGTVLFGAVGVLQHVVVLGPLVLGPLGAYRAARWWGSRRGKVAAAVVYAVCPLPYNALARGHWGALLAFGAAPWVIGWLGRLSGQVPFPVTPVSRIYARAAALAVLVAVVGAVAPSWLFVVPLVALGLLAGSALAGMPGGGLRMFLLGLATAFGAVVLLLPWSGTVLGSRVSTAGPSLGAGGRLGFGAVLRFQTGPFGHGVLGWALLVVAALPLFIGRGWRLAWAARLWSVAVLCFAAAWAGSRGWVPALPPDVVLAPAAAALAGSAALGAAAFELDLPGYRFGWRQLAAGIAAVAVALAAVPLLAATKTGRWQVPSADPASELPFLPDTAHGDYRVLWVGSPDALPLAGYQLSTGVAYGTSYDGPPNLGDLWVTGRRGAAGQLASDVRLVEGRLTTKLGHLLAPAGVLFVVVPNHTAPAGAGGFATPPPASLLQGLSLQTDMQVVDQVDSNYTVYRNAAWMPVKAALPESALAVARAGAAGRVELQQLDLSGAVPVLTGPGNVTSGRVAAGSTVYVASTRDGGWNLQVGSSSLSPRPGFGWGMRFKVPGGGGSPGGGSAGGGGAGTAASGGAPRLVRATLHAPSPLGIRAAQVVEIALWLLALGFVTLDIRKRRNEDVDPEVVRPEWFVPVSPAADRRNWRSGPSSSSLGAEDMKGDEVWADV